The genomic DNA tgtaatatGATGCAGGAGATAAGCATAGAAAAAGGTCTTAAGTGCTGTAAaatatatatctcactaaagcaattaatcatgttcaacaaatattcaaacatatatttaagatcatctaaagtaacatgcacaagttaaacatcaatcctaggtaccagaaaataatctagtaaactagttcagcattatctatgtgtgatgctatcatgcttgtgcgagtgttaaacatttaaacactaagatcttatcatgcattgaatattgaaaacaaaatattgcagtggttcaagaaattgaaacctgagatatgtgagttggaccatcttcagagattgctgtgaaagcaagatattcatgattctcatcatctgatccatcccaactctttcccgtgcactataagttttgactggctgcttccctaagaaaacattccaccttggTCTCAGCTCTTCAACCGAATCCCTACTCAttcttgtttgtcaagcttcttgttttgttgtagcaaaacccctgatagttacttgacacatattgcttgtcatacctgtagctatcaaatcttgtttatatCCCATTCTCAgtctttaaccacctcttgaactgaatctgtaagaatctctgcttcagaatagatatgcttgatccttggatatagcttatgtactccttgtgaatatgatgcgactaaacttccctgacaagtgaaacactgccctgacgtccagtccctcaagtaattctacctgagcttcctttgattcagctatcagtaactcttacattctgtcttgaggttccaactttactgtatgtaactgagatatttgtctatccccactattctctctgacctccacaattcccGCCTGTATgaaatccactttaaaagcctggaggaatcctgagtctaccaatcctttgagtacccttaatttgatatttaagagaaatttaaatttccagtatttttaattttcttaaaaataaattaatcaaaaataaatatttatgtaaaatctaattttcaagaattttgaattttcttaaaagttaaataaaacataaattattatttaagaaaaatttaaatttaagaattttaaattttacttaaattttatggaaaaataaataaatcagaaataattaattaagggGTTACAGAAATTTGTTAAGTGTTCTATAGCGACTCAGATAGCTCTTGAATATTTCTTTTCCTATGGCGATCAATAGAGTGCAAGAAATCGCCAGAGAAGCTATGAAGACTACAGGTGTACAGGAGATAGCTTCTGTATGGCGACGCCGGCTGTGCCGATCAGGGTATTCCTGTATAACTGTGATCGCAACAGAGTTTGTGTGCGCCATTTTTTACTAGGAATTTGTGTGGCGACTACAGTTAATTACAGGAGATTCATTTCCTGAATTAGGCAATAAATTATCGAACTCATCTGTGGCGACTGCTGTGTCTATGGCGATCAAATATACATGAGCTGGTTGCCTTGATTTCTATACGCGACTCCTTATATGTATGGCGATACCTACACTCCTATGGGCAGTCCATGCGGATGACCATGCTCGTGCGTATCACAACTACCATTCCTTTCCTTTTATTTCCTTGGCACATGTATAACATGTCTTTCTTGGTTCTTTTATTTCTGCGTATTAATCTATTTCACCAACGCATCTGCCAATTGTCGAGACCAAAGCAAAATGGCAGCTAATAATACACCcgtaaataaataaaaataaatttaaattaaaagttttatttactaaaatttaaatagtaaattaatttagttaaatttataaaataaatttatttaaattaagttcataataaacttatttaaattaaatttataaaataatttttctaatcaaatttatgtaaatgaaaaattaataaaataaataatttttaaggatcctgatttgtgtatcaatcagtcagctcttataccaattgttaggtcccaaattatcgtagaagggggggttgaatacgataatcactaaattaaaaattctttcgaatctttagcggataaaatatttagtgctcggttagtggtttcgtgttcttgagagtgatagtgtttggaacgataaaaacaaggaacacaagatattcggggaaatatatattcgtatataaatcctcgaggggtgttgctacactccggtaaataaattaaccagctacaatctaagaacaacaaagttcctagcttctacaaagatttacaaatcaaaatcctatacaataatctagcttttgtttgtctaaggatttaattaccgggtaacgattataattcCCCTATGAATATATAAGAGTTAAATCGgacattataacgttactccgatgagaagttaaacggataaataagaagcttgagcttctctgtaaatcaatgctgccattttcacttctcttttgggagagaagatgaacagaattGAATCCCCAAAAAAATGAATGGCTCTATTTTCTTCTtctgcaaagtgtagactttatccaatAAAATATGTGGCTGATGAGAGAAGTTTTATGTGGCGATCAAGTACAGCTTCTCTGTGGCGACAAtgttaataaaataaaactacACAACCTGCCTATGGCGACCGGGGGAAATGGATACATTTCCTGTGGCGACAACATATACACTTGGTTTACTATACCTTTCATAAATCAAAGACAATCAATTTTCTTGTACACGTTTGTTTATTAGTTTATTTCCATTTTGTTTTtttctctttctctttttctttttctttttatttttgttttatttttgttttatttttatttttctttttgtttttcttttctttttgtttttgtttttctttttaagtttaaattgtaactaaattaatttataaaataaacttaaatataacttatataaataaactaatttagatttataaaataaacttatttaaagtttataagataaatcaatttaagtttattaaataaattatattaaagtcctttaaataaatttatttaattaaccaattaaactttgagcttcgtcagtcccctgagctgtttagctatATACCCCACGCACcacttctcgtactttaacatacaaatgttcaatccaagtacgttcctcaacttaacaattcttctataaataatactcagattcctttcacgagctgttgacgcctagtacAACTGGTATGGTTCatagacgactaaccccgattcaggtcttcgtattatggccttgattaaattattaagcttgcctcaactttatcgcttcaaacactgactgttaataaacaactgtactttcactggaatcctttatggtactttagacaacgtcttcattaacctctgtctataccctgtcttcaattcttcagattcctatgcttcgaacactgtctatcttcagtcaatgccaatacactgaaatcttccggtagcacttgtatactgaatcttcaacatttatgaaaccctgaaagtctttaacatttgttcttcactgagacatgatcatattaatgaacttctttcagtgacctgtagacagacttcaggccttcttctaatcttctgattctttgtatttgccttgtcttcattcttcctgatttcatgtgtagatgtagtattattgaactgtcctgttctagtgttgttatcgtgttgagttatcacgtaattgttcatacagctacgcagtctcaccaacaacaATGCATCGTTCTTACATGAGATAAGCTTCGATCTTGATTTTctcctgctctgataccaatatGACTAATGTATATTCATACTAAAAAACAGttagagagattgagagagagatctgagagagagagaaatagaAATGAAATGTCTAACTAACTTTCTTAATATGTAAGATTCCACATCTGTTTGTTTGTATACAATTGATACTACCTTTAATATTATGATAATTGTTTTCATTGATTAAACATTGACCATAACAACAAGTTCTACGGGGACACTTGTGACACCCACCCACTCCGGCTTCCCCCACCCGAAATCAACATCGTACATCGGAAAGTTGCATAATGTGTTAAAGAACCTGAAATTCACTCCATCGTTTCCCTTCTCTTCGCGTATAATGTTAATATTTTTAGCCACCTTTGTCATCAGCTCATTCGGGTCAGAAATTTTTGAACATTCCCCTATTTCATTCTTTATGGTCTTACTAAACAAGCTCACCAAATGATGCAACTCTAAATTCTCAGGTTTAGTACCATTTCCTCGCTTAAATCTGATAGGAATTTGAAAGTAAAAATTCCCAAAAACATTTTGGGGAATGTCTTTGATTCCAGTTCTTCCTCTCAAGTTGACAGAAGTGCAAAGCGTTGAATCTCTTAAACTTCCATGTTTTGCTTGATCAATGCTGATTAGAACCTTCCATAAAGTACAAGCTAAAACCTCTACACGTGAAGGGTTAACAACATTTCCAGTACTAGCCCTTACTTCTGATTTTAGGTTCAAAATAGTTTTCTGAGGAAACACAAACCTCCTTGTAACCATTTTTATATTCCTCAAAAATGGAGAACCACTAGGCTTGATCATCCCAGATAAATCTCTTTTTGGAAATATGGAAGGTATGCAGAAATTCGGAAGCATTGCTTCATCAAGTCCAGCTCTACATGCAATGGACCATTCACGAAAGAATGTAGATCCAGAGAATCCATCTAGCTTTATATGTGAACAAAGTCCACATATTACTAGTCCCCCGCACTTGAACGTGGTCAGTTGTATGCCTACAATGGGAGAGATGTCCATTTTAGGCTTTTGTATGTCCCATGGAACAAGGCAATGTAAAAGTTCAAGATTTGTAGAAGCATTGTCAAGCAATTCAGCTAGTGTTACATCAAGTGCTTCAGCTTCCAAGTAATCGACCCCTTGGTCGTTACAATTGACACATGAACCATCAATGGAGAATCTTCCGGCTAGTGGATAGAATCGAATCAGGGTCTCAGATAATGATGCTTCTAAGCGGCGTCTGCTAGTGCTCCCAGATTGAAAAAAGTAAATTGTGGGAATGTAAACCGGAGGTTGCATCTGATCAAAAAAGGACAGTTCAGAGGTTAAAAGGTTCTTTGGGGTTGGATTTGCTGGTTTCACCATTTTACGAGATAACATCTTGACCTCCATTGCAACCTTGAAATCTATAGAAAGGGCAAGTCCAGGGACTCTGTTTATTTCAGAAAATTGAAAGTGAAAATGAGATCTGAAATTAAAATGTCTCTCAGGTCTCTACATTCCTATTTATATTAGTCAAGTATTCATCAAGTAAAGAACACAAACGAAATTGCTTTGAAACTTCACACTATTTGCATGAGCTCTTTGTCTGCTAAAATTAAGATAGTTTGTTAGATTATGTGAATGAAATCTTCAAGTTACATGGAAACGTTTTCCCTGTGTTGCGATTTGCAAAGTCCACAAGTTCTGAAGCAAAGCGATTGTTGAAGATGCACAGCTCGAGATTTCGATGATCAAATTTTTATGATCACAAGCCTTCACTTTTTTAGACAAGTTGATTCCTTGTGTGTGTGTAGCGAGTAAATTTCACCCAAAACCACATTAATTTGATTGTCAAGGGTTCTGTCAAAGGAGAAAGATCTTATTGTCGCTGTTTAATTTGTTCG from Apium graveolens cultivar Ventura chromosome 5, ASM990537v1, whole genome shotgun sequence includes the following:
- the LOC141660403 gene encoding acetyl-CoA-benzylalcohol acetyltransferase-like; the protein is MEVKMLSRKMVKPANPTPKNLLTSELSFFDQMQPPVYIPTIYFFQSGSTSRRRLEASLSETLIRFYPLAGRFSIDGSCVNCNDQGVDYLEAEALDVTLAELLDNASTNLELLHCLVPWDIQKPKMDISPIVGIQLTTFKCGGLVICGLCSHIKLDGFSGSTFFREWSIACRAGLDEAMLPNFCIPSIFPKRDLSGMIKPSGSPFLRNIKMVTRRFVFPQKTILNLKSEVRASTGNVVNPSRVEVLACTLWKVLISIDQAKHGSLRDSTLCTSVNLRGRTGIKDIPQNVFGNFYFQIPIRFKRGNGTKPENLELHHLVSLFSKTIKNEIGECSKISDPNELMTKVAKNINIIREEKGNDGVNFRFFNTLCNFPMYDVDFGWGKPEWVGVTSVPVELVVMVNV